The Prevotella melaninogenica genome window below encodes:
- a CDS encoding PqqD family protein, whose translation MKVKNGFNLREVCGEHIIVAEGDENIDFSNIISMNESSAYLWEEVQKMDSFTVDNLVELICGQYEIDEDTARKDATILAAQWGTAGIIEGEDIPANDSAVKKETISKKADSTHLEAATSEEKPKKKGFFERLFG comes from the coding sequence ATGAAAGTAAAGAATGGCTTCAACCTCCGTGAAGTATGCGGAGAACATATTATCGTTGCAGAAGGAGATGAGAATATTGACTTCAGCAATATTATATCTATGAACGAAAGTTCTGCATACTTATGGGAAGAGGTGCAGAAGATGGATTCTTTTACAGTAGATAACCTCGTAGAGTTAATCTGCGGTCAATATGAAATTGACGAGGATACGGCTCGCAAGGATGCCACAATACTTGCTGCACAATGGGGTACTGCGGGTATCATCGAGGGTGAAGACATCCCTGCAAATGATTCTGCTGTTAAGAAGGAAACAATCTCTAAGAAAGCTGATTCTACACACCTCGAGGCAGCTACAAGCGAAGAAAAGCCTAAAAAGAAAGGCTTCTTTGAGCGTCTCTTTGGCTAA
- a CDS encoding S24/S26 family peptidase, giving the protein MSKTVLTTSEIQFANAEFLPEVVKMLNEGHTVTLRLRGYSMRPFLENDRDKALLVKPSTIKVGDPVLAEITPRHFVLHRIDSIEGDNVTLRGDGNLGVEHCKKENIVGAVIGFYRKGRNKMDATNAWKWKSYSFIWTRLLPIRRYLLGIYRRIWIPIFGTI; this is encoded by the coding sequence ATGTCAAAAACAGTACTTACGACTTCTGAAATCCAGTTTGCTAATGCAGAGTTTCTACCAGAAGTTGTCAAGATGTTAAATGAAGGACATACTGTTACGTTACGCCTTCGTGGCTATTCTATGCGTCCTTTCCTTGAAAATGACCGTGACAAAGCTTTGCTTGTCAAGCCTTCCACAATAAAAGTTGGCGACCCAGTCTTAGCGGAGATAACACCACGACACTTCGTCTTACATCGTATTGACAGCATAGAAGGTGACAACGTGACCTTACGCGGTGATGGCAACCTTGGTGTTGAGCATTGTAAGAAAGAGAATATTGTTGGAGCAGTCATTGGTTTCTACCGTAAAGGACGAAACAAGATGGATGCTACAAATGCTTGGAAATGGAAGTCATATAGTTTTATTTGGACTCGACTTCTTCCTATCCGAAGATATTTATTAGGTATTTACAGACGTATCTGGATTCCTATCTTTGGCACCATTTAA